In Halogeometricum sp. S1BR25-6, a single genomic region encodes these proteins:
- a CDS encoding PAS domain-containing protein, which translates to MDTTEMSAESECVRVLYVDGDAGRRDRFRTRFEADAAEHTLRTADTAEAALSALASTGPPSCLVAAPSLPDGDGLDLLLDARRRWEELPVVLTVVEGSDELARDAVDAGVSAYLPVRSEEEVGALVSRTVALGGATRLPSAYVTPGAFLQDAVDALDDVFYVFDAEFRLARWNRRLSELFDLTDEELRGMRPTEFFLEADRPAVERAAAAAVREGETTVEARGETTEGLVLFELTGRRLTAPDGSLVGLCGVGRDVTDQRRRERQLRQQNERLEEFANVVTHDLRNPLAVSTGFLDLERAGNDSSNLGRVAEALDRMNAIVDDVLRTARDGLVVEDPEPVSLAAVARAAWATVETDAATLRVETDRTVLADEEYLRRLFENLFRNSVEHGSTSSRATPDDSVEHSSTSSRTQSGDTVEHGSADGPRSGDVGAVTVTVGALPGGFFVADDGPGVAEAVRGTLFDSGVSTAAGGTGFGLHIVRSLAGAHGWEVALADVGAGARFEFRNVSVCHDDAGEESERERERRADGVGR; encoded by the coding sequence TTGGATACGACCGAAATGAGTGCTGAGAGCGAGTGTGTTCGCGTGCTCTACGTCGACGGCGACGCCGGCCGCCGCGACCGCTTCCGGACGCGGTTCGAGGCCGACGCCGCCGAGCACACGCTCCGGACGGCCGACACCGCCGAGGCGGCCCTCTCCGCGCTGGCGTCGACCGGGCCGCCGTCCTGTCTCGTCGCGGCTCCCTCCCTGCCCGACGGCGACGGACTCGACCTCCTCCTCGACGCCCGCCGCCGGTGGGAGGAGCTTCCGGTCGTCCTCACCGTCGTCGAGGGCTCGGACGAACTCGCGCGCGACGCCGTCGACGCCGGCGTCTCCGCCTATCTCCCCGTCCGCTCGGAGGAGGAGGTCGGAGCGCTGGTCTCCCGGACGGTCGCGCTCGGCGGCGCCACCCGCCTCCCGTCGGCGTACGTCACCCCCGGAGCGTTCCTGCAGGACGCCGTCGACGCGCTCGACGACGTGTTCTACGTCTTCGACGCGGAGTTCCGCCTCGCCCGCTGGAACCGCCGGCTGAGCGAGCTGTTCGACCTGACGGACGAGGAGCTTCGCGGGATGCGCCCGACGGAGTTCTTCCTCGAAGCCGACCGCCCGGCGGTCGAGCGCGCCGCCGCGGCGGCCGTCCGCGAGGGGGAGACGACGGTGGAGGCGCGCGGGGAGACGACGGAAGGGCTGGTACTGTTCGAACTCACCGGACGTCGGCTCACCGCGCCGGACGGCAGCCTCGTCGGCCTCTGCGGCGTCGGCCGCGACGTGACCGACCAGCGACGACGGGAGCGACAGCTTCGCCAGCAGAACGAGCGCTTGGAGGAGTTCGCCAACGTCGTCACCCACGACCTGCGGAACCCACTCGCCGTCTCGACGGGCTTTCTCGACCTCGAACGCGCGGGGAACGACTCGTCGAACCTCGGCCGGGTCGCCGAAGCCCTCGACCGGATGAACGCCATCGTCGACGACGTGCTGCGGACGGCCCGCGACGGACTCGTCGTCGAGGACCCAGAGCCCGTCTCTCTCGCCGCCGTCGCCAGGGCGGCGTGGGCGACGGTCGAGACGGACGCGGCGACGCTGCGAGTGGAGACGGACCGGACGGTGCTCGCGGACGAGGAGTACCTGCGGCGCCTCTTCGAGAACCTGTTTCGGAACTCCGTGGAGCACGGCTCCACGAGCAGTCGGGCGACGCCCGACGACAGTGTGGAGCATAGCTCCACAAGCAGCCGGACGCAGTCCGGCGACACCGTCGAGCACGGCTCCGCAGACGGCCCGCGGTCGGGCGACGTCGGCGCGGTCACCGTTACCGTCGGTGCCCTCCCGGGCGGCTTCTTCGTCGCCGACGACGGTCCCGGCGTGGCCGAGGCGGTCCGCGGGACGCTGTTCGACTCGGGCGTCTCCACCGCCGCCGGGGGGACGGGGTTCGGTCTCCACATCGTCCGGTCGCTGGCTGGGGCGCACGGCTGGGAGGTGGCGTTAGCGGACGTCGGCGCCGGCGCTCGGTTCGAGTTCCGGAACGTATCCGTCTGCCACGACGACGCAGGCGAGGAGAGCGAACGTGAGCGTGAGCGACGGGCCGACGGCGTCGGGCGGTAA
- a CDS encoding DICT sensory domain-containing protein, which yields MSLTELIAGVEDSEKTLVVHNADDSTVDSVVERFADRNVTVATASTESGPPEYVVLSEGNRVLSATSLAEIVPDGGRPRTPGFDSEPYKPILDELDETMFTSYDWRRMLAASREIEDRAWRAGEGTLYAGFQNYSTLEKQLAVYEQLGTKADLDVTAFAFPDVDLPEHERTFDVFPERAAEIRDTWFVAFDGGGDEESKCALLAEEREPRQFYGFWTYDPGTVDYIFDHLGETYLDGRSDKRPAAGC from the coding sequence ATGTCTCTTACGGAACTCATCGCCGGCGTCGAAGACAGCGAAAAGACGCTCGTGGTCCACAACGCCGACGACTCGACGGTCGACTCGGTCGTCGAGCGGTTCGCCGACCGCAACGTGACCGTGGCGACGGCCTCCACGGAGTCCGGGCCTCCGGAGTACGTCGTGCTCTCGGAGGGCAACCGGGTGCTCTCGGCCACCTCGCTCGCCGAAATCGTCCCCGACGGCGGCCGGCCGCGGACGCCGGGGTTCGACTCGGAGCCGTACAAACCGATTCTGGACGAACTCGACGAGACGATGTTCACCTCCTACGACTGGCGGCGGATGCTGGCCGCCTCGCGGGAGATAGAGGACCGCGCGTGGCGCGCCGGGGAGGGAACCCTGTACGCCGGGTTTCAGAACTACTCGACCTTGGAGAAGCAACTCGCCGTCTACGAACAGTTGGGGACGAAGGCGGACCTCGACGTGACCGCCTTCGCCTTCCCGGACGTCGACCTCCCGGAGCACGAACGAACGTTCGACGTCTTCCCCGAACGCGCCGCCGAGATTCGCGACACCTGGTTCGTCGCCTTCGACGGCGGCGGCGACGAGGAGTCCAAGTGCGCGCTCCTCGCCGAGGAACGCGAACCGCGCCAGTTCTACGGCTTCTGGACGTACGACCCGGGGACGGTCGACTACATCTTCGACCACCTCGGGGAGACGTACCTCGACGGACGCTCCGACAAGCGTCCCGCCGCCGGGTGCTGA
- the pyrI gene encoding aspartate carbamoyltransferase regulatory subunit, which yields MSDTNKQLRVSKIRDGTVIDHLAAGQALNVLAILGIDGSGGEGVSIGMNVPSDRLARKDIVKVEGRELSQSEVDVLSVISPEATINIVRDYEVVEKKRVERPEEVTGVVSCPNRNCITNADEPVVSRFEVLSDGLRCGYCGDIVREGEVAENLDVS from the coding sequence ATGAGCGACACGAACAAACAGCTCCGCGTCTCGAAAATCCGCGACGGTACCGTCATCGACCACCTCGCCGCCGGGCAGGCGTTGAACGTCCTCGCCATCCTCGGCATCGACGGCTCCGGCGGCGAGGGCGTCTCCATCGGGATGAACGTCCCCTCGGACCGACTCGCCCGCAAGGACATCGTGAAGGTCGAGGGCCGGGAACTGAGCCAGTCGGAGGTGGACGTGCTCTCGGTCATCTCCCCGGAGGCGACCATCAACATCGTCCGCGACTACGAGGTGGTCGAGAAGAAACGGGTCGAGCGTCCCGAGGAGGTGACCGGCGTCGTCTCCTGTCCGAACCGAAACTGCATCACGAACGCCGACGAACCGGTCGTCTCGCGGTTCGAGGTGCTCTCCGACGGCCTTCGCTGCGGCTACTGCGGCGACATCGTCCGCGAGGGCGAGGTCGCCGAGAACCTCGACGTCTCCTAG
- a CDS encoding HpcH/HpaI aldolase/citrate lyase family protein has translation MARRSLLFSPGDRPELMRKAPTASADVICFDLEDAVAAAKKSDARAAVREVLSDPSFDPDAEVLVRVAAETAADDLDGVLGPNGDADVRLDAVMLSKTGFPEDVRDLDDELAARGWTLPVFALVETARGVLNAPDVAAAGPTTALVFGAEDLAADVGATRTEEGTEVLYARERVVLAAAAEGVDAIDTVYTDFEDEEGLRAETAFAGTLGYDGKMAIHPAQVSVINESFAPSPERVEWARKVLRAREEADASEAGVFRVDGEMIDAPLVAQAERILERAGER, from the coding sequence ATGGCACGACGAAGCCTCCTCTTCTCACCCGGCGACCGCCCGGAACTGATGCGCAAAGCGCCGACCGCGAGCGCGGACGTGATCTGCTTCGACCTCGAAGACGCCGTCGCGGCGGCGAAGAAGAGCGACGCGCGCGCCGCCGTCCGCGAGGTGCTGTCGGACCCGTCGTTCGACCCCGACGCCGAAGTCCTCGTCCGCGTCGCCGCCGAGACGGCGGCTGACGACCTCGACGGGGTTCTCGGTCCGAACGGCGACGCGGACGTCCGACTCGACGCGGTTATGCTCTCCAAAACCGGGTTCCCGGAGGACGTCCGGGACCTCGACGACGAACTCGCGGCCCGCGGGTGGACGCTGCCCGTGTTCGCCCTCGTGGAGACGGCGCGCGGCGTGCTGAACGCACCCGACGTCGCCGCCGCGGGACCGACGACGGCGCTCGTCTTCGGGGCCGAGGACCTGGCCGCCGACGTGGGAGCGACGCGGACCGAGGAGGGAACCGAGGTGCTGTACGCCCGCGAACGCGTCGTCCTCGCCGCCGCCGCGGAGGGGGTCGACGCCATCGACACCGTCTACACTGACTTCGAGGACGAGGAGGGCCTGCGGGCGGAGACGGCGTTCGCGGGGACCCTCGGCTACGACGGCAAGATGGCCATCCACCCCGCGCAGGTGTCCGTCATCAACGAGTCGTTCGCGCCGTCGCCCGAACGGGTCGAGTGGGCGCGGAAGGTGCTCCGCGCACGCGAGGAGGCCGACGCGTCGGAGGCGGGCGTGTTCCGCGTCGACGGCGAGATGATAGACGCCCCCCTCGTCGCCCAGGCGGAGCGAATCCTCGAACGCGCCGGCGAACGCTGA
- a CDS encoding Glu/Leu/Phe/Val family dehydrogenase encodes MNEEANPFESLQEQIDDAAAHLDIDEDVIERLKHPERVLELNLSVDMDDGSRKRFRAFRSQFNGDRGPYKGGIRYHPNVSRDEVKALSGWMVYKCAVVDIPYGGGKGGVVIDPKEYSAAELERVTRSFAKELRPVIGPDEDIPAPDVNTGQREMNWIKDTYEKLEHTTAPGVVTGKAISSGGSEGRVEATGRSTMLTAREAFDYLDTEMEGATVAVQGYGNAGSVAATLLEDIGADVVAVSDSSGAVYSEDGLDTRAVKEFKRETGSVSDYDGADEEFSNEDLLTLDVDLLVPAALENAIDGELAEEVRADVVVEAANGPLTPDADDVLTERDVSVFPDILANAGGVTVSYFEWVQNRQRFAWTEERVNDELERVITEAFDTLVDAYEAHDLPNFRTAAYVVAIRRVVDAYTDNGNWP; translated from the coding sequence ATGAACGAGGAGGCGAACCCCTTCGAGAGTCTGCAGGAGCAGATAGACGACGCCGCGGCGCACCTCGACATCGACGAGGACGTCATCGAGCGGTTGAAACACCCCGAACGGGTGCTCGAACTGAATCTGTCGGTGGACATGGACGACGGCTCCCGAAAGCGGTTCCGGGCGTTCCGCTCGCAGTTCAACGGCGACCGAGGGCCGTACAAGGGGGGTATCCGGTACCACCCGAACGTCTCCCGCGACGAGGTGAAGGCGCTCTCCGGGTGGATGGTGTACAAGTGCGCCGTCGTCGACATCCCCTACGGCGGCGGGAAGGGCGGCGTCGTCATCGACCCGAAGGAGTACTCCGCGGCCGAACTCGAACGCGTCACGCGGTCGTTCGCCAAGGAACTCCGCCCCGTCATCGGCCCGGACGAGGACATCCCCGCGCCCGACGTGAACACCGGTCAGCGGGAGATGAACTGGATAAAGGACACCTACGAGAAACTCGAACACACGACGGCGCCCGGCGTCGTCACCGGGAAGGCCATCTCCTCGGGCGGGAGCGAGGGGCGCGTCGAGGCCACCGGCCGGTCGACGATGCTCACCGCCCGCGAGGCGTTCGACTACCTCGACACGGAGATGGAGGGCGCCACCGTCGCCGTGCAGGGGTACGGTAACGCGGGGTCCGTCGCGGCGACGCTTCTCGAAGACATCGGCGCCGACGTCGTCGCCGTCTCCGACTCCAGCGGTGCGGTGTACAGCGAGGACGGTCTCGACACGCGGGCGGTCAAGGAGTTCAAGCGCGAGACGGGAAGCGTCTCGGACTACGACGGCGCTGACGAGGAGTTCTCGAACGAGGACCTGCTCACCCTCGACGTGGACCTGCTGGTCCCCGCGGCGTTGGAGAACGCCATCGACGGCGAACTCGCCGAGGAGGTGCGAGCGGACGTGGTGGTCGAGGCGGCGAACGGACCGCTCACGCCCGACGCCGACGACGTCCTCACCGAACGCGACGTCTCCGTCTTCCCCGACATCCTCGCGAACGCCGGCGGCGTCACCGTCTCCTACTTCGAGTGGGTACAGAACCGCCAGCGGTTCGCCTGGACCGAAGAGCGCGTCAACGACGAACTCGAACGCGTCATCACCGAGGCGTTCGACACCCTCGTCGACGCCTACGAGGCGCACGACCTCCCGAACTTCCGCACCGCCGCCTACGTCGTCGCCATCCGCCGCGTCGTCGACGCCTACACTGACAACGGTAACTGGCCCTGA
- a CDS encoding nucleoside deaminase — translation MPELDSLDHERYVEKAIALAREAGERGDGPYGSLLVVDDAVAMEETNRERTEDDVALHPELTVARRMARELAPDERERAVLYTSTEPCPMCSGGLSISNVGAVVYGVSGARAAAEFGGSEGVPCGEVFERRGRDVDVVGPVLEAEALAVHREFRDGADAD, via the coding sequence ATGCCCGAGTTAGATTCGCTCGACCACGAACGCTACGTCGAGAAGGCCATCGCCCTCGCGCGCGAGGCCGGCGAACGCGGCGACGGCCCGTACGGGTCGCTGCTCGTCGTCGACGACGCCGTCGCGATGGAGGAGACGAACCGCGAGCGAACGGAAGACGACGTGGCGCTCCACCCGGAACTCACCGTCGCGCGGCGGATGGCGCGCGAACTCGCCCCCGACGAACGCGAACGCGCGGTGCTGTACACGAGTACCGAACCCTGTCCGATGTGTTCGGGAGGGCTGTCGATATCGAACGTCGGCGCCGTCGTCTACGGCGTCTCGGGGGCCCGCGCCGCCGCGGAGTTCGGCGGGAGCGAAGGCGTCCCGTGCGGCGAGGTGTTCGAGCGACGCGGCCGCGACGTCGACGTGGTCGGCCCGGTTCTCGAGGCGGAGGCGCTCGCCGTCCACCGGGAGTTTCGAGACGGAGCGGACGCGGACTGA
- a CDS encoding ThuA domain-containing protein, with translation MSENLSVTVWNEYRHERDSDEVAEVYPDGIHAAIAEGFDERGFETRTATLDDPEHGLSEGVLADTDVLTWWGHRAHDEVSDHVVDRVVERVREGMGLLVLHSGHYSKPFKRLMGTSCALKWREADERERIWVVEPSHPIASGMSEYLEVPEAEMYGERFDVPAPDDLVFTSWFEGGEVFRSGCCYNRGSGKVFYFRPGHETYPIYYRDDIRDVLANAAEWAAPSDGPEPFFGNADPLEDV, from the coding sequence GTGAGCGAGAACCTCTCCGTCACGGTCTGGAACGAGTACCGGCACGAACGCGACAGCGACGAGGTGGCCGAGGTGTATCCCGACGGCATCCACGCGGCCATCGCCGAGGGCTTCGACGAGCGCGGGTTCGAGACGCGGACGGCGACGCTCGACGACCCCGAACACGGCCTCTCTGAGGGCGTTCTCGCGGACACGGACGTGCTGACGTGGTGGGGACACCGCGCCCACGACGAGGTGTCCGACCACGTCGTCGACCGGGTGGTCGAACGCGTCCGCGAGGGGATGGGCCTCTTGGTGCTCCACTCGGGGCACTACTCCAAGCCGTTCAAGCGCCTGATGGGAACCTCCTGCGCGCTGAAGTGGCGCGAGGCCGACGAGAGAGAGCGCATCTGGGTCGTCGAACCCAGCCACCCCATCGCCTCCGGAATGTCCGAGTACCTCGAAGTGCCCGAGGCCGAGATGTACGGGGAGCGCTTCGACGTGCCCGCGCCGGACGACCTCGTCTTCACGAGTTGGTTCGAGGGCGGCGAGGTGTTCCGGTCGGGGTGCTGTTATAACCGCGGGTCCGGCAAGGTGTTCTACTTCCGCCCGGGTCACGAGACCTACCCCATCTACTACCGCGACGACATCCGCGACGTCCTCGCCAACGCCGCCGAGTGGGCCGCCCCCTCGGACGGTCCGGAGCCGTTCTTCGGCAACGCGGACCCCCTCGAAGACGTCTGA
- a CDS encoding mandelate racemase/muconate lactonizing enzyme family protein, translating into MRLERFSLRLTDPLETANGPIEAREGFLVRLGRGRGDSGDDNSDDSDDDGADGPASGLGEATPLPGWTESLDDCRAALDDGTPDATTPAARHGVSLARADADARAADERLCDRLAAEGPFDSAEAADAVPVNATVGDGTPRETADATHDAVEKGFDAVKIKVGAREAAEDEQRLRAARDAAPDAELRADANGAWDRETAREMLDSVADLGFAYVEQPLPAEDLSGLASLRGRGVGVGVDESLASHSAREVLAADAADVLVLKPMALGGPDRALDAARAARDAGADAVVTTTIDAVVARLGALHVAAAVPDVRACGLATGSLLADDLAPDPAPVRDGAMAVPEGTGLAGDALNSLY; encoded by the coding sequence ATGCGCCTCGAACGGTTTTCGCTACGGCTGACCGACCCACTCGAAACCGCCAACGGCCCCATCGAGGCGCGCGAGGGGTTCCTCGTCCGCCTCGGCCGCGGCCGGGGAGACAGTGGCGACGACAACAGTGACGACAGCGACGACGACGGCGCTGACGGACCCGCGAGCGGTCTGGGCGAGGCGACGCCGCTCCCAGGGTGGACCGAGTCGCTCGACGACTGTCGGGCGGCGCTCGACGACGGGACCCCCGACGCGACGACGCCCGCCGCGAGGCACGGCGTCTCGCTCGCCCGCGCGGACGCCGACGCCCGCGCGGCGGACGAGCGACTCTGCGACCGTCTCGCGGCCGAAGGGCCGTTCGACTCTGCGGAGGCGGCCGACGCCGTCCCGGTGAACGCCACCGTCGGCGACGGAACGCCTCGAGAGACGGCCGACGCGACGCACGACGCCGTCGAAAAGGGGTTCGACGCGGTGAAAATCAAAGTCGGCGCGCGGGAGGCGGCCGAGGACGAGCAACGACTGCGTGCGGCCCGCGACGCCGCGCCGGACGCCGAACTCCGTGCGGACGCCAACGGCGCGTGGGACCGCGAGACGGCCCGCGAGATGCTCGATTCGGTCGCCGACCTTGGGTTCGCCTACGTCGAGCAACCGCTCCCCGCCGAGGACCTGTCGGGCCTCGCGTCCCTCCGCGGGCGCGGCGTCGGCGTCGGCGTCGACGAATCCTTAGCGTCGCACTCGGCGCGCGAGGTGCTCGCGGCCGACGCCGCCGACGTCCTCGTCCTCAAACCGATGGCGTTGGGCGGGCCCGACCGGGCGCTCGACGCTGCGCGCGCGGCCCGCGACGCCGGCGCCGACGCGGTGGTCACGACGACCATCGACGCCGTCGTCGCCCGCCTCGGCGCCCTCCACGTCGCCGCCGCCGTCCCCGACGTCCGGGCGTGCGGCCTCGCCACGGGGTCGCTCTTGGCCGACGACCTCGCCCCCGACCCGGCGCCCGTCCGCGACGGCGCGATGGCGGTTCCCGAAGGAACGGGACTGGCGGGCGACGCACTGAACTCGCTGTACTGA
- the pyrB gene encoding aspartate carbamoyltransferase, with protein sequence MRQDHLISAAQLSRDDVEAVLDRAADIDADLEAWRQRRAGSVLGLCFFEPSTRTRMSFDTAMKRLGGRTVDMGPVDSTSVKKGESLADTVRVVEGYADAIVLRHPLEGAAKMAAEFVDVPVINAGDGAGQHPSQTLLDLYTIRENAGLDDLTVGVMGDLKYGRTVHSLAEMLTNFESRQHFISPESLRLPRSVRYDLHASGAQVREHTDLAEVLPELDVLYVTRIQRERFPDENEYRKVAGQYQIGPDDLDGAKDSLTVMHPLPRVDEIAPEVDETPHAKYFEQAHNAVPVRMALLDMLLEGDE encoded by the coding sequence ATGCGTCAGGACCACCTCATCTCCGCGGCGCAACTGTCGCGGGACGACGTCGAGGCGGTGCTCGACCGCGCGGCGGACATCGACGCCGACCTGGAGGCGTGGCGCCAACGGCGCGCCGGGTCGGTGCTCGGCCTGTGTTTCTTCGAACCCAGCACCCGCACGCGGATGAGTTTCGACACCGCGATGAAGCGACTCGGGGGACGGACCGTCGACATGGGGCCCGTCGACTCCACGTCGGTCAAGAAGGGCGAGAGCCTGGCCGACACCGTCCGCGTCGTCGAGGGGTACGCGGACGCCATCGTCCTCAGACACCCGCTGGAAGGCGCGGCGAAGATGGCCGCGGAGTTCGTCGACGTCCCCGTCATCAACGCGGGCGACGGGGCCGGTCAGCACCCCTCGCAGACCCTCTTGGACCTCTACACCATCCGCGAGAACGCCGGCCTCGACGACCTCACCGTCGGCGTCATGGGCGACCTGAAGTACGGGCGGACGGTCCACTCGCTGGCCGAGATGCTGACCAACTTCGAGAGCCGTCAGCACTTCATCAGCCCCGAGAGCCTGCGTCTGCCCCGCAGCGTCCGCTATGACCTGCACGCCTCGGGCGCGCAGGTCCGCGAACACACCGACTTGGCGGAGGTTCTCCCCGAACTCGACGTGCTGTACGTGACGCGCATCCAGCGCGAGCGCTTCCCCGACGAGAACGAGTACCGGAAGGTCGCCGGCCAGTACCAGATCGGACCCGACGACCTCGACGGCGCCAAGGACTCGCTGACCGTGATGCATCCGCTACCCCGCGTCGACGAAATCGCCCCCGAGGTGGACGAGACGCCGCACGCGAAGTACTTCGAGCAGGCGCACAACGCCGTCCCCGTCAGGATGGCGCTGCTCGACATGCTCCTGGAGGGAGACGAATGA
- a CDS encoding enoyl-CoA hydratase/isomerase family protein, producing MTEETDNSVSVARDAGVVTVTLDRPDVRNALTEDVTAGLRDALDSLDDDTRCVVLEGSGGAFCAGGDVNAMLELRGGEKSMEEAVRHVIDDTAGAVKRVHDCQFPTVAKIDGPAIGAGGALALACDLRVFSPEGKIGFNFEQLGLAVDSGVSYLLPREVGAGLAKELVYTGEVLDAERAADLGLANRVFGAAAGEESESGSEDESFEGAFDSFVADIAAGPTAALRTSKRLLRRGFEVSLDTAIEHEAAAQASLFGTADHAEGVDAFLERRDPDFEGT from the coding sequence ATGACGGAAGAAACTGACAACTCGGTGTCCGTGGCTCGGGACGCGGGCGTGGTGACGGTGACGCTCGACCGACCGGACGTGCGGAACGCACTGACCGAGGACGTGACCGCCGGCCTCCGGGATGCGCTCGATTCGCTTGACGACGACACGCGCTGTGTCGTCCTCGAAGGCTCGGGCGGGGCGTTCTGCGCCGGCGGCGACGTCAACGCGATGTTGGAACTCCGCGGGGGCGAGAAGTCGATGGAGGAGGCCGTCCGGCACGTCATCGACGACACGGCCGGCGCGGTGAAACGCGTTCACGACTGCCAGTTTCCGACCGTCGCGAAGATAGACGGACCGGCCATCGGCGCGGGCGGCGCCCTCGCTCTCGCCTGCGACCTGCGGGTGTTCTCACCCGAAGGGAAGATCGGTTTCAACTTCGAGCAACTCGGCCTCGCCGTCGACTCCGGCGTCTCCTACCTCCTCCCCCGGGAAGTCGGCGCTGGCCTCGCGAAGGAACTCGTCTACACCGGCGAGGTGCTCGACGCCGAACGCGCCGCGGACCTCGGGTTGGCGAACCGCGTGTTCGGCGCGGCGGCCGGGGAGGAGAGCGAAAGCGGAAGCGAAGACGAGTCGTTCGAGGGCGCCTTCGACTCGTTCGTCGCCGATATCGCCGCCGGACCGACGGCGGCCCTGCGAACTTCCAAGCGCCTCCTCCGACGCGGCTTCGAGGTGTCGCTCGACACCGCCATCGAACACGAAGCGGCGGCGCAGGCGTCGCTGTTCGGTACCGCCGACCACGCCGAGGGCGTCGATGCCTTCCTCGAACGCCGCGACCCCGACTTCGAAGGAACGTAG